The Rhododendron vialii isolate Sample 1 chromosome 6a, ASM3025357v1 genome includes a window with the following:
- the LOC131331203 gene encoding uncharacterized protein LOC131331203, translated as MRPFVSTSKAVRQLIWRRNGSRRLVRYSGYDSELGNYSQIRDLSSIAGSRVLKGNKDVGFYEDFNCVIQRRGFLGCGDGDEGNVLSKVYEERRILGYSPEQLFSVVAAADLYEDFVPWCRRSDIIRHNPDGSFDAELEIGFKFLVESYLSHVELNKPKSIKTTVTESGLFDHLINIWEFNPGPDPGTCNLYFLVDFKFQSPLYRQVASVFFTEVVSRLVGSFHDRCRQIYGPGVPVVETTYEQKA; from the exons ATGCGGCCGTTTGTTTCGACATCGAAGGCTGTTCGGCAATTAATTTGGCGGAGGAACGGAAGTAGGCGATTGGTGAGGTATTCAGGGTACGATTCTGAGTTAGGAAATTATTCTCAGATTCGAGATTTGAGTAGCATTGCtggttctagggttttgaagGGTAATAAGGACGTTGGATTTTACGAGGATTTCAATTGCGTTATTCAGAGAAGGGGTTTTCTTGGGTGTGGTGATGGGGACGAGGGCAATGTGCTGTCCAAAGTATATGAGGAGAGGCGTATTTTAGG GTATTCTCCTGAGCAATTATTTTCCGTGGTTGCTGCTGCTGATTTATATGAAGATTTTGTTCCTTGGTGCCGACGATCAGATATAATTCGACACAATCCAGATGGATCATTTGATGCTGAGCTGGAGATTGGTTTCAAATTTCTTGTTGAAAGCTATCTTTCCCATGTTGAACTAAACAAGCCAAAGTCCATTAAG ACAACTGTAACTGAAAGTGGTCTTTTTGATCATTTGATAAACATTTGGGAATTCAACCCGGGGCCTGATCCAGGAACTTGCAACCTTTATTTCTTGGTGGATTTCAAGTTCCAATCACCACTCTATCGACAG GTGGCTTCCGTGTTTTTTACGGAGGTAGTCTCTCGACTTGTTGGATCATTCCATGACCGTTGTCGTCAGATATATGGTCCAGGAGTTCCTGTTGTTGAAACAACTTATGAACAGAAGGCATAA